In Anthocerotibacter panamensis C109, the sequence GGCTAGAGGACCAATTGGTTGGCGTGACCCACGAGTGCGACTATCCTGCCGGGGTGGGGGCTAAGACCGTGGTGACGACGACGACCCTCACCCACGATCTAACCAGCCTCGAAATCGAAGAGCAGGTCCGCGAGCAAATCCAGGGCGAGCCCAGCTTGTACGGCTTAAACCTGGCCGAACTCCAGCAGTTAAAACCGGACCTTATCTTCACGCAGGGGCTGTGTGACGTGTGTGCGGTCTCCGAAACCTTGGTCCACACGCTTGCCCGTCAGTTGGACCCAGTGCCTCGGGTGGTCTCGGTCGCTCCGACGCGGTTGGCTCATATCCTCGATAGTATTGCGTTCATCGCGGCTGAGACGGGTACCGAAGACCGGGCTCAGAAACTCCTGGCGGACGCCCGTCAGCGCGTGGACTACATCCAGGAAACGGTTCAGGCTTTGACCCACCGCCCTCGGGTCTTCGGTCTGGAATGGCTCGACCCGCCCTATGTCAGTGGTCACTGGATGCCTGAGCTGATCCACCTTGCTGGAGGCACCGCTTGGGGGGAGCCCGGAGTGCCCTCGCGGCGGGTGACGTGGACGGAAGTAGCCGATTTCGCACCCGAGGTGGTAGTCGTGTTGCCCTGTGGTTTTACCATTGACCGGACCTGGCAAGAACTGCACTTATTACAAGAGAACCCGGTCTGGCAGAACCTACCGGCTGTCGTCCAAGGGCGTGTCTATATCGTGGATGGCAACAGTTATTTCAACCGTCCGGGTCCGCGCATACTCGATTCGTTGGAGATTTTGGCTCAGCTACTCCATCCACAGGCGTTCCAGGGGCTTGCTCCTCCAGATTCTTTTATCCCTTATCCATCTGCCGGAGCGCTCACGGGTTGTTAGGATAGCTAGGGCAATCAAGGATGACGGACCTATGAAGGTAAACAGCCCCTGGCTACGGGATTCCCTGGTACTCTTCACCTGTCTGGTAATGGGTGGTAGCCCAGTTCTAGCCGCTCCGCTCGTCGGTAGTGACGGTGGGACTGCTCGCTTGGTAGGAAGGGTCGTCAACGCTCAGGGCAATCCCCTGCCGGGGGTCGAGGTGCAGTTGGGCTCCCTCACCGCGACCACAGACGCCAGTGGCACCTACACGCTCGATAAGGTCCGCAGTGCTCAGTGGGCAGTGCTCTTTCGGCATCAGTCCTATGAGGCTACCCAGGCTAGGGTCTGGCTCTACGACAACCTGACCACAGCGCAGGATGTGGTCCTTATCCCGCCGGTCGTCCCTCAATCTCAGACTTTAGTGGGGCTTGTGGGTGTGGGTTCTTTGCCCAAGACCGACCTATTGGCGCAGCGCCTCGCTGAGGACATGGTCCGTCTGAAAGGCTTCCCGCTCAAGCAACCCCTACAGTACTTCGATCGTAGCCAATTGGAGCCGGTGGCCCAAAAGCTCAAAGCCCCTCTGGCCGAAATCCTTGACCGCGACCGCCAAAACCCACAATTGGTCGGGGAGTTTTTTCGCTATTTGGGTGTCAAGGCTCTGGTTATCACCCGGATCGATGCCCTAATCCAGCCTGAATCCGGTACCACAAACTCCCGGTTGCGCTCCAAAAGCCGTATCGAACTCTGGCGCTTCAACGGTGACCGCCTCCAGATTCAGTATTTGGCTGAAGAGGGGACGGAGGAAAAAGCAGACCAACTGTTGAACGAAGCTGAAGCCAATGCCCTACTCCAGATCCAGGTGACCAAGATGGCGAGCACCATCAGCCAGCGCTGGCAAGAGAACAAAAATCCCTGGTGGCAGCCTTACCTAGGGGACCTCAAGCCCCAACCCACCCCCCGAGAACTACGGACCACCGTCGAGATTGTCTCCGGTCCTTAGACCTCATGCTGCGCTCAGGGCAGAGCCAGGGTCACTGGAGGTCGGGGCGCTTGTCCAGATCATCATATTTTTTTTGAATCTCGTCGGTCTTCTGTTGCAGCTTTTGTTGGTATTGCTCGGTGCGCAACTTTGAGGTTCCCGTGGCCGGGTCCTGTACATTGAGGGTCTTTTGAAAGGATTGGGCCGACAGGTAGAAGGCCAGTCCCAAGGCTACCACTAGGGCCAGCAGCGTCAGGTTTCGCATGGCAGGGACGACTCGTTTAGAGGAAGTATACCCAGCCCTTGAGGAATTGCTCCGGGAGCACTCAGCCGATGCTGAAAAAGTGGGATAGATACGTGCTCACGTCCGTCCCGTCCATTCTGCGGCTGCGGAACCCCACATAGCCGTCGGGGCGGAGCAGATAGAGACCGCCCTCCTGGGCACCGTAGGCTAAATGCAAAGCAAGCTGCGGATCGAGCAAGACTAAGGGCTGCTCCTTGAGGTCGGTGGGGGGATCTTTGCCCGGAATCACAAGATATACGGCCACATGCGGCCCGTATTGGTTCTGTACTTGATGGCCTAGCGCCAGCAGGTTGCGGTAGTTGGTCGGGGTCGAGCGCAGGCCCCCTAGCAGGAGTAGCAGATGACCAGGACCGCGCAGCAGTTCATAAATTCGGGTGGTCACACCGTCCTTAGCGCTCAATAGCGCAATATCTAGGGCGCGGTCTCCCGGAGCCGGACCCGCACTAAAACGAGCCCCGCCCCGCGACTCCCCGACGATAGGGCTATGACGATAGTTGACATTGATCTGTGCCAACGCCCGCCGCATCTGATGTTGGATGAATTCCTGGCTAAATAGAAGCTCCAACAAGGTGTTGCGCAGCCACTGTGCCAAGGGATGGTGCAGGGCAAACGCTCGCGTCAGCAGGTCTGTCGCCCAGAGGACCCCCTGCCCTACGGGACGCCGCTCTTGGTCGTAGCTGTCGAGCAGGTCAGCACAAGCCGCTGCTGTATGGACCAAAGCCAATTTCCAGGCCAGGTTGTAGGCATCTTGAATCCCCATATTCATGCCCTGACCACCAACGGGACTGTGGATATGGGCTGCGTCTCCAGCGAGAAACACGCGCCCCTTGTGATAGGTCGGGACGATGCGGCGATGTATCCGAAAGCGGGCTAGCCATACAGGGTCGCTCACCACCATATTCCCCGGTCCTCGGGCTTCCACTAACGCCTGAATCTCTGCCAGCGTGGGTCCGCGGGGTGGTTCAGCTTCCCAAGGGGCGGTGGCAATCAAACGAAAGATCCCTTTACCCAAAGGAAGCACCCCCCAAAGCCCCTCAGGGGCAAAAAACATATGCGTTTCCTCAGCGGGGTAGGACCAATGCAACCGGACATCAGCTAGGAGAAATTCTTCTTCATAAGGGAATCCAGCGAAGGGCAGCCCCAGGGTATGGCGGACAGTACTGTGCGCCCCATCGCAGCCAATCAACCAGCAGGTGCGCACGGCTTCCTCGTGCTCATCCGCATGCCGTAGCGTAGTGGTAACACCCTGCTCATCTTGAGTGAAGCCAAGAGCCTCCACCGAGCGCTCCACACGCCCTCCCAAACGCTCTAGATGCGTTTCGAGTACCGCCTCCGTCTCATGCTGCGCCAGAAAGAACATGAATGGGTAGGTACTTTCGAGTTTATCTAGGTGCATGTGAGCAATGCGGCGCTCCCCAGCATAGAGGTTTACCCCCTTGACCTGTACCCCGCGTGCGATGGTTTCCTCTGCTATCCCCATAGCATCAAACAACTCCAAAGTCCGGGCATGGACCCCAAAAGCCTTGGAGTGCAGCGAACGGGCTGGTCTTTTGTCCACAATCCGGCATGGCACACCCCGGCGGGCCAGTTCAGCCGCCATAACCAACCCGGTCGGCCCTGCCCCTACGACTAACACTGCGTTCCCGTTGCCTGATGGTTCGGTCATCGCAGGATCTCCTGACAGTTCTATCTTTAATGAGTACCAATTTTTTGCAGGAGCAGTACTCCCAGAAGAGATAGTTTAGTGCGCAAGTCTGCGGCTAAAGCGGAGCGAAAGGGACCAGAGATTTGATGAGTTTACGGATACGCAACAGGAGGATGAGTTCCTTGAGCTTGGCACTGAGTTTGGGCGGGGGCGGAGCTTGGAGTTCTCCTTGCAAACGGGCATACTCCCCCAAGGTCAGACGGCGGTTGTCCAAGGGTGAGCGGGCATAATCAAAAGTTTCGAGGCGGGCGACTTCTTCCACCGTTTCCTCCTTGGTCTGAGCCAAAACAGGAGAGACCAGAAGCGCCATGAGCAGGGCGAATCTCATCGTCCAAAACCAGCGATGAAGTACCAGAAGCGGTCCAAACTGAGCCACAACGCAAAGGATTGTCCCTTACCATAGCATGTAGCGACTGACCGACTAGGGACCTTTCTATGACCCTTAGCGTCCAAGTAGATGTTCCCCTCTCGAACGTATGCAGTGCCCTTGGAGTAGTACCGATGAACGTCAAGCTCTGGCTTATCCCCGCTTTGTCTATGCTGGTTGTAGCTGGTCCTCAACCTGCACTCCTCGCCCACCAACTAAAATCGGATAAAACGGTCGGTGCTCTGATGCACCTAGAGCCCAACGATTCCCCCCAAGCAGGGGTGCCCACAACCGCTTGGTTCAACTTAGTGAAGCGTGGCGGGGAGAAGATCTCCCTTACCCAATGCGCCTGCACCCTGTCTATCTACCAGGGTCCGCGCCCCCTTTTAAATCCCGCGCTGACCCCAGGTAAAGAAGGAGATGTTCAGGGTATCCCCACCGCCTTGGTCACCTTCCCGGAACAAGGCAGCTACCGGCTGGTCCTCTCCGGTCGCCCCAAAATCAAGAGCACTAGCTTTGAACCCTTCACCCTGAGCTGGAACGTCCGCGTATCGCACTGATTTCTTGGGCGCTCCCGAATGCTTAAAACCTCAGAGCACCTCCAGAGCAATACGCGAGCCTTCTGGAGCTTTGAATAAGCGAACCGGAATAATAAGTCGGTGCAGCGGCAAGAATGCGCTGCGGGGTGTGAATGTGACCGAGGGCAATATATTGGGCTGCTGCTGGGAGAATATTTTCACAGAGCGCGTAGGCATTGAGCGTATAAAACGGTACTTCTGAGTGGGCTAGGCGGGCTCCATCAATCGCTAAATGGGCGGTGAGGACATTGACGCTGTCCTCCCGAAAGCCCTGAGCGAGATTTTGGAGCAGTTTGCCGACTTGCTCCCGGTAGTACTGGCGCTGTTCGACATCATCTTTTTCCCAGAGATCGGTGGCAGTCAGGAGTTTGCGCTCGGAGGCAAAGGGCAGCATCCCGACACAGAGTTTGCCGCCCGGTGTATTCAAGGTGATCACCCCGCCGTTTTTGGCGAGTCGGGGGCGTCCGCGTGCCGCTACTCCGGCGAGAGAGAGCAAATTGGCAATGCCGTCAATCCGCACTGCTGCGTCATGATTCCCCGCAATCAAAATGGATGGAATTCCGGCTTGCTGAAGCCCATAAAAGAAGCGATAGGCGACCCGTTCTGCCTCTGCCGGGGGATTGGCAGTATCAAACAGATCCCCTGCCATCAGCACTGCATCCACTTCAAGGGCTTTGGCTTGGGCAAGCAGTTCATCGAGGACTAGCGCTAGTTCTGGAGTCCGGTCCACACCCTTCAGCCGCCTCCCCAAATGCCAATCTGCTGTATGGATTAAACGCATGGGGGCTCCTCAGGCAGCTTAGTCTACTACTTCATCGAGTATAGAAAAATAACATTTACTCAGCTCCCTTAAAGACTAAAAGCCACTCAAAGGGCAGCTTTTAGTGTAAGCGGGTGATGGGATTCGAACCCACGACATCAACCTTGGCAAGGTTGCGCTCTACCACTGAGCTACACCCGCAACGCTTTATTAGTATCGCTAAAAAGCAGGTGCCCTGTCAAGGTCTTATTTGCGTGGCTGCACGCACTTACGTTCCCCCTGAGAGGTTATCGTCCTCTAAACTGCCATATATGCCGACCCTTGAAGGTTCCGTTTGCCAGGGAAAATCCGGGAGGGTTTCAATCGAGCGGCGCAGGGCCTGCTGCCAGGTATGCTGGAGTTTGATGAGGTAGGGGTCGTTGGCCTGTAGGCGGTGACGGTGACTGATCTCGAAGCTATTGGCCTCGTAGATGATGAGGTCCAAAGGTGGTCCCACCGAGGCATTACTCAGAATCGTGCTATTCATCGAAAGCATGGCGTACTTGACAGCAGTCGTGAAGAGAGGTGCATCAAAGCGGTAGCCCCGGTCAAGGATCGGTTTGCCGTATTTGCTCTCCCCCAGTTGTAAGTAGGGGGTTTCGCGGCTGGCTTGGATGTGGTTGCCCTGAGTGTAGATGTGAAACAGCTCTGGAGGCTGTCCTGCCAATTGCCCTCCGACAATAAAGTTGGGGTTGAAGTTGAAATTGTCCCGCTCGAGGTAGGCGCGGTCGCGGCTCTCCACCAAGCGCAACTTTTCCCCTACATAGTTCGCTACCTCATGTAAGGTATCAAAGCTGTGTAAATTGGGCCGTAGCTCCAAGCGCAGATCACGGCGCACAAGGGCGAGCGCTGCCTGCGTTGCGGCACGGTTTCCTGAGGCCATGAGCACACATACGCGCTCTGTCGGGACAGAGAAGTCAAACAGTTTGGGGTTGGTGTGGATATGATCCACCCCGGAATGGGTCCGAGTATCAGCCAGCATCACAAGACCCTGGGCATTTAAAAGCGCGAGACAGTAGGTCATGGGCCACTAGGGCGCAGGAATGTAACCGAGTATACCAGGGCAAGCTTTACTCAACTTTGCCCATTTCAAAGAGTTGCAGCTTATGGACTGTGGAATACTTTAGCTAGGGAGATTGACCCCGCCCGCTTCGTTTTTTTTTCAGCGCTACATAGGTACAGCGGCATAGCTTTATTCTGATAGACCAAATAGCTCAAAGATAGTAAGGGGTATTTAAGTTCTGTACGGAAGATTGTTTTTGATGAGGTAAAGCCAGCTTATATTTCGGGATATATTTAATACGTAGAATCTCGTGCACTTCAGTCTGTGAATAAACTTTGTATACGGTATTTTCAGTACGCTATATGACGTATCCTTAAATTGAAATTCTAGTTTCATTTCTGTACTTTAAATCCTGTATTTTCTTAGGTAAACCTTGACTTAATAGAAAGTAGAATCATACGATGTGAATGTCATAATTTAGGAAAGAACCTCCTTCTAATCTCCTGGTTATTGTCTGTCTCTGTCTTTAGGATGGAGTTTTTCCCTCGAACCACAAAGTCTGGCTTCTGGTTCTCAAGTCAGCTAATCACTGGAGTAGTCTTTCAATACGCAGGGTCTTGCAAGCTATTTTTGATAAGTCTATTTGCAAGACTTATACGGTCAACGCTGTACCTAAAGGAGGTGCAATCCAATGTCATCTGAGGATTTTACGAAGACCAATAGTGACCGTGTCCACTCCGTTGTCATTAGTGATCTGGAGAAGGTTTTCACTCAAGCCTTCTTTGAGATTGTCAGTGACAAGACTGGCTATCCTGTGGAAGTGTTGGAGTTGGATATGAACTTAGAGGCTGATTTAGGAATTGATTCTATCAAGTGGGTCGAAATTCTCGGGGCCTTTATGGAGCAATTTCCTAACATCCCGCTGACCCTCCCACCAGAACAAGAAATAATCAACCTGCGGACTTTTAGACAAATCATCGACTATCTCGTGCGGCAGGGACAAGAAGCAGTAGAGGCACAGTCCGCATCCGCGGCTTCCAAATTGGCGACGGACCTCAGCAGACGGTTGACGATGTTAAGAATGAATACGCTACGCCAGCGGGGAAAGACCTTGGATGAA encodes:
- a CDS encoding phosphopantetheine-binding protein — translated: MSSEDFTKTNSDRVHSVVISDLEKVFTQAFFEIVSDKTGYPVEVLELDMNLEADLGIDSIKWVEILGAFMEQFPNIPLTLPPEQEIINLRTFRQIIDYLVRQGQEAVEAQSASAASKLATDLSRRLTMLRMNTLRQRGKTLDES
- a CDS encoding cobalamin-binding protein, producing the protein MSRLVSLLPSLTEVLCALGLEDQLVGVTHECDYPAGVGAKTVVTTTTLTHDLTSLEIEEQVREQIQGEPSLYGLNLAELQQLKPDLIFTQGLCDVCAVSETLVHTLARQLDPVPRVVSVAPTRLAHILDSIAFIAAETGTEDRAQKLLADARQRVDYIQETVQALTHRPRVFGLEWLDPPYVSGHWMPELIHLAGGTAWGEPGVPSRRVTWTEVADFAPEVVVVLPCGFTIDRTWQELHLLQENPVWQNLPAVVQGRVYIVDGNSYFNRPGPRILDSLEILAQLLHPQAFQGLAPPDSFIPYPSAGALTGC
- a CDS encoding metallophosphoesterase family protein — translated: MRLIHTADWHLGRRLKGVDRTPELALVLDELLAQAKALEVDAVLMAGDLFDTANPPAEAERVAYRFFYGLQQAGIPSILIAGNHDAAVRIDGIANLLSLAGVAARGRPRLAKNGGVITLNTPGGKLCVGMLPFASERKLLTATDLWEKDDVEQRQYYREQVGKLLQNLAQGFREDSVNVLTAHLAIDGARLAHSEVPFYTLNAYALCENILPAAAQYIALGHIHTPQRILAAAPTYYSGSLIQSSRRLAYCSGGALRF
- a CDS encoding FAD-dependent monooxygenase — protein: MTEPSGNGNAVLVVGAGPTGLVMAAELARRGVPCRIVDKRPARSLHSKAFGVHARTLELFDAMGIAEETIARGVQVKGVNLYAGERRIAHMHLDKLESTYPFMFFLAQHETEAVLETHLERLGGRVERSVEALGFTQDEQGVTTTLRHADEHEEAVRTCWLIGCDGAHSTVRHTLGLPFAGFPYEEEFLLADVRLHWSYPAEETHMFFAPEGLWGVLPLGKGIFRLIATAPWEAEPPRGPTLAEIQALVEARGPGNMVVSDPVWLARFRIHRRIVPTYHKGRVFLAGDAAHIHSPVGGQGMNMGIQDAYNLAWKLALVHTAAACADLLDSYDQERRPVGQGVLWATDLLTRAFALHHPLAQWLRNTLLELLFSQEFIQHQMRRALAQINVNYRHSPIVGESRGGARFSAGPAPGDRALDIALLSAKDGVTTRIYELLRGPGHLLLLLGGLRSTPTNYRNLLALGHQVQNQYGPHVAVYLVIPGKDPPTDLKEQPLVLLDPQLALHLAYGAQEGGLYLLRPDGYVGFRSRRMDGTDVSTYLSHFFSIG
- a CDS encoding carboxypeptidase-like regulatory domain-containing protein, which encodes MKVNSPWLRDSLVLFTCLVMGGSPVLAAPLVGSDGGTARLVGRVVNAQGNPLPGVEVQLGSLTATTDASGTYTLDKVRSAQWAVLFRHQSYEATQARVWLYDNLTTAQDVVLIPPVVPQSQTLVGLVGVGSLPKTDLLAQRLAEDMVRLKGFPLKQPLQYFDRSQLEPVAQKLKAPLAEILDRDRQNPQLVGEFFRYLGVKALVITRIDALIQPESGTTNSRLRSKSRIELWRFNGDRLQIQYLAEEGTEEKADQLLNEAEANALLQIQVTKMASTISQRWQENKNPWWQPYLGDLKPQPTPRELRTTVEIVSGP
- a CDS encoding peptidase, with the protein product MTYCLALLNAQGLVMLADTRTHSGVDHIHTNPKLFDFSVPTERVCVLMASGNRAATQAALALVRRDLRLELRPNLHSFDTLHEVANYVGEKLRLVESRDRAYLERDNFNFNPNFIVGGQLAGQPPELFHIYTQGNHIQASRETPYLQLGESKYGKPILDRGYRFDAPLFTTAVKYAMLSMNSTILSNASVGPPLDLIIYEANSFEISHRHRLQANDPYLIKLQHTWQQALRRSIETLPDFPWQTEPSRVGIYGSLEDDNLSGGT